A DNA window from Primulina tabacum isolate GXHZ01 chromosome 12, ASM2559414v2, whole genome shotgun sequence contains the following coding sequences:
- the LOC142520198 gene encoding uncharacterized protein LOC142520198, with amino-acid sequence MQRTTHEQAQAILPRQRPVQTDVYDRFRRLNPPEFMGSTEPAVAEEWIKSLESIFSYLHMEDANKVTCAIFLLTKHARIWWESARVALPTIPLTWETFKTVFYNKYFSKDVRAKKAGDFLNLKQGTMSMAEYIQQFEAGVQYVPYIAQDDTSKGEHFMWGLHSEVKRDVRMSKFVTYGEIVERALMAEQDEQDIDRDRQQRRQQYFQRSQTTGQSKKTDSKGTRLEEPRGKGPPPRKEQDKPPCPKCGKLHGGECMQGSNVCYRCKKPGHLARNCPGSSEKVQGRLFAMTKEEVDADTSMITGMFLISGITAIVLLDSGATHSFISESFVRSLGITTSTTETQLAIALPSGQELQTDQIVLGCPIYVQGHQMYDELIVLKMTDFDVILGMDWLSTYRVIIDCGIKIIKFAAVGAEPFTVTSASISLPIRIISYMKACKLLRKGCQGYLASVLTIDPPVRELNDTDVVCEFPKVFSDDVTGLPPDREIEFVIDIVIGTHPISKTIIG; translated from the coding sequence ATGCAACGAACTACACATGAGCAGGCACAAGCCATTCTACCTAGACAAAGGCCAGTTCAAACTGATGTGTATGATCGTTTTCGACGGCTGAATCCTCCTGAATTCATGGGAAGCACCGAGCCGGCAGTAGCAGAAGAATGGATTAAATCGTTGGAGTCCATCTTCTCCTACCTACACATGGAAGATGCTAACAAAGTGACTTGTGCCATCTTTTTGTTAACAAAGCATGCAAggatatggtgggagagtgcaagGGTGGCATTACCTACGATACCATTGACATGGGAAACTTTCAAAACCGTATTTTACAACAAGTATTTCAGTAAAGATGTACGAGCCAAGAAAGCCGGTGATTTCCTTAATCTGAAGCAAGGAACCATGTCAATGGCGGAATACATACAACAATTCGAGGCTGGagtccaatatgtaccatatattgcacAAGATGACACCAGTAAGGGCGAACATTTCATGTGGGGACTTCACTCTGAAGTTAAACGAGATGTACGGATGTCGAAATTTGTTACCTATGGGGAGATAGTGGAAAGAGCACTTATGGCAGAACAGGACGAACAAGACATTGACAGAGACAGACAACAGCGAAGGCAGCAGTACTTTCAAAGGAGCCAAACAACAGGACAAAGCAAAAAGACCGATAGCAAAGGTACTCGACTAGAGGAACCCCGTGGCAAGGGTCCTCCTCCACGTAAGGAACAAGATAAACCACCTTGTCCTAAATGTGGCAAACTTCACGGCGGGGAATGTATGCAAGGTTCCAATGTTTGTTATCGTTGTAAAAAGCCAGGGCATCTTGCCAGGAATTGTCCAGGGAGTTCTGAGAAAGTACAAGGACGCCTGTTCGCCATGACCAAAGAGGAAGTAGATGCGGATACATCGATGATCACtggtatgttcttgatttctggtatcactgctattgttttactagattcGGGAGCCACgcattcttttatttcggaaTCATTTGTAAGGAGTCTGGGCATTACAACAAGTACAACAGAGACACAACTCGCCATAGCCTTACCTTCTGGGCAAGAATTACAGACAGATCAGATTGTGCTAGGGTGTCCAATATATGTCCAAGGCCATCAGATGTATGATGAATTGATAGTTTTGAAAATGACCGATTTCGATGTcatattgggaatggattggctctcgACGTACAGAGTTATTATTGATTGTGGCATTAAGATTATCAAATTTGCAGCAGTAGGAGCTGAACCATTCACAGTAACAAGTGCAAGTATATCCTTACCTATTCGGATAATCTCTTATATGAAGGCTTGTAAATTACTACGGAaggggtgtcaaggatatttaGCATCTGTGTTAACTATTGATCCACCTGTTCGTGAATTAAATGATACAGATGTTGTTTGTGAATTCCCAAAAGTATTTTCTGATGATGTAACAGGCTTACCCCCGGATAGGGAGATCGAATTTGTGATTGATATTGTGATAGGAACTCATCCGATCTCAAAAACTATTATCGGTTAG